Part of the Wolbachia endosymbiont of Diaphorina citri genome is shown below.
ACGTATTTCTATAGAAGCAATTTGCTGAGTTAATTCTCCACCTGCACCTAAAGAGTACGTAGTCTCAGGACATTTAATTAGCACTTTTATTTTACGAATGCCCTCCTTATTTTTATTACAATATGTGGCTTCCACTCCTAAATGCTCAAAACAATCTTCCAATAATTTTCCTATATTCATCAACTAGAACTAATTTTTACCAAAATGGCCGGACGATGGCACATTGGCAGAGGATTTGACTGCGTATGTAAATCGGTCCCTCTATCGAATCTTCTCGGCTCTTGTTTTGCGTATAGTGGCTGTCCAAGAGTATTTACTGTCTCATTAAAATCTGCTGGTGCAAAATATGTTGTAAATGTGCTTGCTGTTCCTACTGGAAAACAGTGCCCTGTATCTTTCTCAATAAATCTTCTAACCGTTCCTTCAGGGCCAGTTGCTTGCCCTCTATATTCCTCAAATGTTATGCCACAGAACGTAAATCCTGACCTCATATCATTCCGAAGTGCTGCTCCTTCTTGCCATCTTTCGTATGCTTCTTTCACTTTACTATGCGAAGTTAATGCATCAAAAAACTCAGGGCTTACCAAAGCATGAATCCCGGTCATATATTCACCACTTAGATTATCTTCAATATGCCGCAATACTTCTAGACATTTACGCTTGACATCGGTTGTCGCTGTTCCTAGTGCAAAATTTACTACTTTTGGTGTTATTTCAAATTCGTTGTACAGATTTAGTAATTCTGACCCATCAGCATCTAAAATTATTCCTTTCAGCGCTCCCATCCGCAAATGCTCCAACGTTATTGCATGTTTATTTCTCATTAGCTGCAAATGGTCAGTTATTACATCTGCCAGCGCTTTCAGTTCACTCTCTGATCCAAATGCCCTTATTCCTTGTACTTCCTCTGGCAGTACTACATCATCATGTGGAATATGTGGAATCGTAAACGTTCTTACCTTTCTTTTTCCTCTTTTTCCTACTGTTGCTGGCGCCCCTGGAACTTGCGTTGGTAGTAAACTTAAAACTCCGTTATGTTCTTCTATTGTAATATGTCTAAATCTTACTGACCTATTTGGAAATAAATTTAAATTTTCAACCCGTCCATAATTTATCGGCAATATATTCATCGCATTTGTTAGTGCCGTCATGCTAAATGCTGTATTTGTAAATGGATTTTGCATTTTTTCTTTTCCCCCTTTGTGTTTTTTATTGTTTAATATAGCTTTAGGCCGCTTTACGGATAATGATTCCTCGTCCTTCAAGTTGCTTTATTGCTGTAGCTTTCTGTTCTTCAGTAATATTTGCTGGCCACACAACTGCATGATCAGCTAGCATGGCACCACGAGCAATAATTACTCCTTTACTATTTTCCTTTGCGTTTACATCGCTTGCTATCACTCCTATCGCCGTTTGTGTACCATCTGTGGCAGTTGGATTTAAAGCTTTAATAAAACCATCTTTAGTATCATAACCAACTACTGTTCCCAGCTTTAGATTTTGTCCCTTGGCTACTGTTATCTGATCTCTTGAATATAAGTTGGACACTTCATATTTCAGAAGATCTCCTAAATTATTTCCTTCAGTTATACTTATCATGTCTTTTTCTCTCCTTTTTTTATTTTTTTACCGCCATATTTGTGGTTGTTATACACGGCGGTTATACACATACTTTAAATGTTTGATTGCCCACGACTTTTCGCTACCTGCATCATCAACTCTTCTCCTGAATTCTGTGGTATTGCACTCAGTATCTCTGTCTTTTTCGTTCGCTCTGCAAGTAATTCCATTAAAACCTCCCTTGCTTGCTCAACACTTACACTTTGCTCAATAAATTCTCCTATCTTTTCTGGCATCTTCGATAAATTACATAAACGTATTAATTCAAGAACTTCAGTACGATACTTGGTTAAATTATCAGTTTCTAGGTCATTTGTAGTTTGTTCATTCATAGTAATACTCCTATTTTTATTAATAGATGAAAGAATTGTCATTCCGTCTGCAAGGCCTATTTCTACTGCTTTCTCCCCAAAATATAGCCCTGCCTCTGTTGATCGAATCTTTTCAATTGAAAGACCTCTGTTCCTTGCTATTAGCTGCAAAAACATTTCATATAGTCGGTCTACTTCTTTTTGTAAGCTTCCCAGACTTTCAGACGTCATTGGCTCATGTGGATTTAAATCATTCTTTCGACTACCAGCAAAGATTGTGGTATACTTAATACCTTGCTTTTCATCAAACCTACTTTGATCTATGTGACTTGCTATTACTCCAACACTTCCTACTCCTGAAGTTCTACTCACAAATACCTTCTCAGTGCTAGAAGCTATAGCGTACGCTGCAGAATATGCATCATCATTTGCTATCGCTATTATCCTCTTTTTTCCTCTTGCACTATAGATAAAATCAGCTAAGTCAAATACTCCATTTACCTCTCCTCCTGGGCTATCTATGTCCAGTAAAATAGTCTCTATACTACTATCTGCTAATGCTTGTGCAATTTGTTCTTCTATTTGCTCATATGATGTCATCCCAAGCATTTCATCAAACGCACCTGGTTTTTTCGTCAAGATTCCATGAATTGGTATAATTGCAGTTCTTTCTACGTTACTTTTGATAGAGTGATTTTTGAAAATTGGCTGTTTTCCTTTGTATAGCGATAGTAGCTCAAAACTCCTTGGTTCAAGCATTAATGGCTTTCCTAAGAGCATCATAATCCTTTACAATCAGAGTCAAACATTAAGTTGAGACTATTTGCACGACTCTGATCTTCTGCTATTTCTTGATCTATTTCTTCTACATCGTAACCCATTTCTGATACTACTTCCGATCGACTTTTGAAGCCATTCCTTACTGCCATTTGCTGTGCTTGTTGATCTTTTAAAGGATCCACCCAATCAAATCCCTGTGGTATCCATTTTACTTCTTCTTTCGCTGCTTTTACTACTTTTTCATCTATACGGAGTTCTCCACAAAGTACTGCTAATTCTAGCCATCTATTCCAAATAGGTCTACAAAACTGGAACACTATCACGTTATGCTGTAACATTGCACACCTTCTGCGAAACTCTATCAGCCCTGCTCGAATGGATGAATAATTAACACCGGTTAAATCTCCTGTTAGCTGCTCATATGTTATCCCTGTACCAATCGCTATTGCTCTGAGTTGCTGTCTCATAAACGCTTCATAACTTCCTCCAACATCTGATGGCTCTGAAAATTTTATATCTTCTCCTGGGTCTAAAAGCTGCATTGTTCCAGGTTCCAGTCCAGATAGTGCTACTCCTTGCTCATTACTTTCACTTTCTCCCATGATATTTGCTTCTGGATC
Proteins encoded:
- a CDS encoding major capsid protein, coding for MQNPFTNTAFSMTALTNAMNILPINYGRVENLNLFPNRSVRFRHITIEEHNGVLSLLPTQVPGAPATVGKRGKRKVRTFTIPHIPHDDVVLPEEVQGIRAFGSESELKALADVITDHLQLMRNKHAITLEHLRMGALKGIILDADGSELLNLYNEFEITPKVVNFALGTATTDVKRKCLEVLRHIEDNLSGEYMTGIHALVSPEFFDALTSHSKVKEAYERWQEGAALRNDMRSGFTFCGITFEEYRGQATGPEGTVRRFIEKDTGHCFPVGTASTFTTYFAPADFNETVNTLGQPLYAKQEPRRFDRGTDLHTQSNPLPMCHRPAILVKISSS
- a CDS encoding head decoration protein, with translation MISITEGNNLGDLLKYEVSNLYSRDQITVAKGQNLKLGTVVGYDTKDGFIKALNPTATDGTQTAIGVIASDVNAKENSKGVIIARGAMLADHAVVWPANITEEQKATAIKQLEGRGIIIRKAA
- a CDS encoding S49 family peptidase, encoding MLLGKPLMLEPRSFELLSLYKGKQPIFKNHSIKSNVERTAIIPIHGILTKKPGAFDEMLGMTSYEQIEEQIAQALADSSIETILLDIDSPGGEVNGVFDLADFIYSARGKKRIIAIANDDAYSAAYAIASSTEKVFVSRTSGVGSVGVIASHIDQSRFDEKQGIKYTTIFAGSRKNDLNPHEPMTSESLGSLQKEVDRLYEMFLQLIARNRGLSIEKIRSTEAGLYFGEKAVEIGLADGMTILSSINKNRSITMNEQTTNDLETDNLTKYRTEVLELIRLCNLSKMPEKIGEFIEQSVSVEQAREVLMELLAERTKKTEILSAIPQNSGEELMMQVAKSRGQSNI